The Rhodamnia argentea isolate NSW1041297 chromosome 7, ASM2092103v1, whole genome shotgun sequence genome contains the following window.
TCTCTCCTGTTCATGCATGTTCTTATTCTTGTGCACCATGCAACATTAGTTCTGATATATAAACGAATAATTTGCAGTTTAAATAAAATGCTTAGACATTTCTCCTTTGCAGGTTTTTGTTATATCGAAGAGATAGGTGGGCGAACAGACCCGAAAAAGACCTACTGCGACCCCAACGTGCCGCAGTACCCGTGCAAGCCGGGCAAGAAGTACTTCGGCCGAGGGCCCTTCCAGATCACGTGGAACTACAACTACGGCGCGGCCGGCCAGAGCCTCGGGTTCGACGGGCTCAACTCGCCGGAGACCGTCGCGAACAACCCCGTCATCGCCTTCAAGACCGCCCTGTGGTTCTGGACAAGGAACAACATGCAGTCCAAGCTCTTGAGCCAAGGGTTCGCTGCGACCATCCGAGCGATTAACGGCGGAGAGTGCAACGGGGGGAACTCAGCAGCTGTTCGAGCCCGGGTCGCGTATTACACTAATTATTGCAAGAAATTTGGGGTTACACCTGGCCGTAATCTCTATTGTTAAGGGCTCTTGGTCGGGATTAATCAATGTGGGTTACAAACATTGACAATAATGTGCTCTAAAAACAGCCTTTCTCCGCCAAATGTAGCTTGGTAATCAAGGATGAAGGATGATGAAATAAAGATGCTGCTTATGTTAAGCAATTTAATGACCCTTTTGATTATTCCATTTACGTGATCAGATATTCAGAAAAGTACAACGTAAATCCAAACTAATGGCATCACACACAGAGAGATCCTAGTCAAGATGAGCTAAATAAGACATTTTGGGAAGCACACGAGTTCAAAAGTGACATCAAGTGCTGTTCTTATCGAGTGGATCTTCAATTTTGCCGCCtccaattgattaaattatcaCCAAACTAGATAAACATCGAAGTTAGAGTAAtggaaaataacacaaatgattcCTAAATTTTAGTTCGACATTCAATGTCATCTTTGAACCtttgatttattcaatatgatctgtGAACTTTGGTTTAACGTACAATATtgctcttgaacttttaatttctttgaagCAGTCCTTAAACTTTGGTCCTTTGTTCGATGTGGTCCCCCAAGTttgaaacattttcatatagtttagggattttAATGAATATTTACCAATAGTTTAGTAATCatattgaagaaattaaaactATAAGAACGacattgaatatttaccaaTAGTTTAGGgctattgtatttttttttttgtcccaacTTGGTCTCTTGGAGTTCTAAAAAGCAACCAAATGTTGCTCGATCTAGTCTTGAATCGGAATATAAAGAGGCGGCTAATGTAGCTTCTGAATTGTTATGGCTATTACAACTCTTTCGAGATCATCAATACACTCTTCATTGAACACCACTTGTTCTTTGTGATAATATTAGGGCAATATATCTGGTTGCAAACCCCATCTCCCATGCAGACCAAGCACGTGGAAATTGACTATCATTTTGTTCATGatttaatcaataaaaagaagTTAGCAGTTTGCGTCATTCATACACAGGTGCAAACGGTTAATATTATTACAAAGCCTCTATCAATATCCAGGTTTCTTATTATGCGTGACAAGCTCACAGTGATATTGCCACCGTTTCGCTTAAGGGGGTGTGATAAAGCAAATCCTCCATCATTTGTGTCGATTtcattaattgagtcaatcttcCATGATTTGCGTTGATTCCACTAATATAACAAATCTTCCAAGAATTGCGATGATATTGTATATTCTTACCTTCTATAAAATCTTGTGtacatgttataaatataatacaaatcGCTCTCACTttttaatccgtaatcttacggttaatggttgaattcaaatccttgctcgtgtgGCAAGTTACGGAttcggaaaataaaattttcctaatcaacctgtgctctttttttttttttttaagaaatccaTCTTTATGCAAGATAACACAATAAATGCTCTGatatttaggggtgagcatggttccagggtagaaccgagaacctggaaccggaacccgtaggatacggtccggttttaggttccaatgtatgcggggtaggttctaggttccaaaaattgataaacctgttccaacgggtaggttccaggttccactacatagaacccggaacctggaacctggaccctagattctgaaataaatttttatattttttttttgtatatatttttgcacgatcatacaatgttctatggcatccgatgatgaatgtATGATTTGGAGCCAAAAATTTTTTTAGGTttcgtgttccaatggattggtctcgggttttaaatgtaacatgtacagagtctaaaatcactcacctctactttctcttagatgttatagcattcactctcattttgcttaattaaaaatgaaaaaaataaaagaaaataaaagaaattgataagttctcgggtaccctggaaccgaccctagaacctgtgacggggtaggttccaggttccaaagtatgacgggtaggttacATGTTTCGAAAAATaaggaacctgttccgacgggtaAGTTATAGGTTCCAAGTGAAACCTGTAAAGAACCTGGAACCGTTCACCCCTACTGATATTTGCAAAATATGCTCCAAGATATGCAGCATTCAGAATATGTAAAACATcctcaaattaatcaaatttcgaGATAGAGAATGTACCTTGTCTTTCGAAGAttgcttttctctttcccttttttttacttgcaCGAAAATTGCAGCTCGAGCTAGGACCCTTTGAACGCGATCTATGGGGCTCACGTGCGGCGATGGTGAGAGTTGACGTGGGCGAGAGGCCAGAGGCTCAAACGTCTACGATGATGCTCAAGGTATTTACCGCATGCACCCCAACTGGACCTCTCTCCAAAGCTTCACCGAATGCAACCTCAGGATTCACTTAATCAACATATTAGACTTGTAGGTGAGTAGCAAAAGAATCTAAGTTTTAGACTCTGTTGACCaagcaaaaagacaaaaatcacCAAAGGAGGTCACTTTTTGGGATGATGGCACTATCGCTTTCTTCTGAAGTTGGACACCACACTGGAAAGCCTTCAATGAACCCAGAACAGCAGATTTGCGGACAAGGATACCAATGTAAGAAGGCTCAGCTTATGCACGTCTGGACAGCGGCTCCATCGTCAAGAGTGGAATTCACCTCAGTTTTGGCTCGATCGTGTCATGGCTGGGATCGTTGGAGTGGTTTGCGACAAGGATCACCGGGCCAGCAACGAACTAGGTAGAATCACAGGGAACACGGGACCGAGCCGTCGGCGTCGCAGAACACCGGGATTTGATTCTCGCCGAAGGGGCTTTTCTCGGTTTTGATTTGGctaaaaatcgagaaaaaaCTTTCAAACTCGCTCTCACTTTTTGCCTCTCAAAATCTCAAGTGCATTTTTGGTGTTTCTGAATGAAAATGGATTCACTCCCACGTATACTCTCAAATGGTGGAGCTCTCAAAACCCCTTTCTCTCGCTCTCTGATCGTGGACCTCTCTGGAcgactccttttttttcctcccaaagGCCCCCCACTGGACGTAGACCCCTTCTACCTCTCTGATTTTTCTGCCCCCTCCACACTGGATGAAGCCCCTCACTTTTTGACTTTCCCGAACGAAGCTTCCCCCTTTTTGGTTTGTGAAACATCCTTCTTATAGGCGAGAGCTTTTGGGCTCCTGAGGAAAAGACGGGATCTCGTACCAGACTCATATTTTATAAAACCGAAAATCTTTGTGAATCATTCTCATTGCCGAAAATATATGGCCTTCTTAACTGCAGGAGATCTGAAGGTATGTATCCTCAACATCATTTGACTGAGTCTTGCTATACCTAAAAGCGACGAGGTTTGCTCTCTTCGTTTTATATTTGGTACCCCAATACAAATGTGCGCATAGGTTGATTCAAATTATTTCTCATAATCTATCCAAGTTCGGCACCCCACGTGCAAAAATTTCAACCATGTTAAATGATTAAAGAACCTTgctatattttcaatttgtgaGGCTAAGTTTAATCAAATTTCAAAACCACGTTGCCTATGTTCACCCACCGTCGATCCgaataaaaatgtaaatgcaatgtgaTGAATGCTAAATTAAACCAATCTAAGTAAATGTGATGAATGCTAAGTTAAACCAATCTAAGTAACAACTAaatgattttaatatttttgttagagactaatgttagtccctaatttttatgcaaaaactaatgactaaaaaggatagttaaaatttaggtgtcaacagctgcccctctttgagtggaggctcgcagaggtttcgctcaaagacaaaattgagcctaaattttgacaatgcaaaagatgaatgaatttttttttttttttgcggggctttaatcccaattttcaaatgcagtgatgcatgatatgcaaaatgcaaGCAATAAGGAACGTATGCTAAGGCTTCTTACTTCATGCGGAGCGGTAAAAGAGCCTTACATACGGGTCACATACAAAAAGCGCCCAAGTGAGGGGAAGCTTTATAATGCTTGAACTCCCTTGATCTTCAAACTTCTATTCTACTGGAAGTAAGGTTCTCAAGGTACATGGTTGCCTGTCTGTTACCTGTAATTTCCGACGGATGCGAAATAGCGCATGATATGATTTAAAAAACCatttgaagaaatgagaaacgTGTTGCCTATACCATTGGGCAATCACGAAAAGGACCATGCCACCTATTCCACTGGATGAACATGAGGTTGGTTGTGCTGCCTATTCCACTGGGCAGACACGAAGaaatatgtcacctattccactgggtgaacatataAGAGGGATCATGTCGCCTATTCCACTGGGCGAACATGAGATGGATTGTGCTACTGTTCCACTTTGGgtaaacaaaaaatatgtcacttattccactgggtgaacatatgaGAGGGATCGcgtcacctattccactgggcgaacacgaaatggattgtgctacctattccactgggcggacacaaaaaatatgtcacctattccactgggtgaacatatgagagagatcatGTCGTCTGTTTCGCCGGGCGAACACGGAATGGATTGTGCAACCTGTTCCATTGGGTAGatacaaaaagagaaataatgaagaataatttaGGAGACGTACCCGAATTCTTCTTCTGCTATAAAAAATGACAGAGCTAATTGTCTTGCACTTGTTTTTACCCGAGACAGGGTTAAAACAACACACGCACACaggcaaagaaaacaaaattcatGAATCTGCTCGCATCACCAAGCTTCTCTGGGGAATTTATCAATGAGAAAACAGTTTCgtccttttgataatttgatcACATTAAATGAGGGGCtttcaatcagaaaggacttTCCACTCGCTCTCAATGAAAGGCTTTAAACCCGACCCTTTATGCGGGTAAAAGAATCACCCAACCTCTCTTCATCGTGCTTGATGAGGGTCTGGATATTCTCGAAATTAGTATGACCTAACCAATCCGAGAGGTCTTTTAAGGGACTGAAATGcaggtttggtcaaagttttaaCAATGGGGACTCATGAGAGTCATGGCTTTAAAAGAGTTGACATCATACATTGccccgggtttacaagtcgggaaccccgcaaaatgagatagaaaaatcttgctcgcacttcttcgagcaacATTTATAAGCATTTAAAACTCTACGTTAACATAAGTGCCCTAATCTAAAGAGACTTTAataagggttgtaacgtaggtttgGGTAGGTTTGAAATGAATGGCCTATTTTCATCAAGAGGGTATCATTTGAGGAAACTGGGGATTGGTAATCATTTACCAGGCTTTCATCACGGATTTTCGTTACGGCAATTTGTGAACTCCTTTTGGGATCCTTTCAACTAATTTCTTTCTGAGAAGCAATTTTgcacatcaaatttttttttctttttagagagAATTTTAATCTTTGAGgagttctttctctcttttcttttttttcaagagaattcggtttctcttttttttttttttagagagagagatcttcttTGAGAGAGAACTTTGCTTGATGGAGTCCCCTTGCGCCTTTTCTTCGACTTCTTCTAAGCTTCTTCCACTTGCCCCAAAACTTTTTGAGCTTGCTTTGAGCTACTTTCATTTGTTCACCATGGGAATGATCACCAATCGGGTTGAAACGAATCCATCGCTCAAATTGTGTATGCAAAAGGGTATAGTGTGTAGGGAGATAGAAacaaatgctcttcgtcatatcGAAGGCACTCAAGCTAACACAGAATTTGCATGCAGTAAAtatgcttgaagattgatgcaagtgaaagcaagaaaaattctaaccatttttgaatttctgaaatattgccccaatgtggggttgttTATGACAGGGATAAGAAATAAATCTCCgctcaaaggggttaagcaaaggataacctgtagtgtttagatagcAGAAATGAATGCCCCTCATCACTTTGGTCATCATACTTTtctcgagataaccctttaccttgtcggCACGGAAATTTTCACTCAACTCGCACTGGGGATTAATAATCTggacgtgtatggaaatggcttgcctttcgtcaTCCTAATGTCTCTCATTTAATATGATCATTTCACAAGAACCAAACAGACTACATTATCAAACCTTTTCTTTCAATAAAACATGCATGGAATTTTGCATTATATGAGCATCTTTTAAGTATGCAAAATGTAGCAATTTGGATCAGCTTgtcatgtttcatgaaaaacttgtgcattttcttaatttgaacaAATTATGCAAGCATATTCAAATTTGTAAGAAAATCCTCTTGGATTGGGCGATCATAGATTGCCCCCGAACGAATCAAACAAGTCGGTGAGTCTGTTCCTTGAGTCGAGAAGTAGCTTGCTCCTGAATCCGCCCTAGTATAAAGAGAAACATGCACGAAACAAGTCAAATGAAGACTTTGAGATGCCCTGGCTTGTTTAACAGTGACGACCATCATGGTCAGTCATATGCCCCCGTAAAAAAAGTAAAGTGTCACCTTCAAAATCGAGTAGGTTGAAGAGAAATATACTTCCTCTTTAAGGCCAGGGTTCACTgtcgatttgccccatttttgTTGGGGCAGGCTCTGTCAAGTACCCATAATATGGAATTGCCCCCCAGTTATGCCCCACATTGAAAGTTTGACTTCCGGCTTTTAGCGGAGACTTCACTTCTGTTCTCGATCCcgcaagaagaaaacaaaatgtcattttcagaaTTTGTCGAACTCTGTAGAGATACTCCCTTTGAGGTCGGGTGGCCTTGGTTTTGCCCCGCCTTCCGTCGCCTAATACAGCACGATCGAAAGATTGGTTGAGGACAAATCATGGATTGCCACAAGCGGCCAACAAACTAGGATTAGCCCGGGATTTCTAGCTTGCTTTAATGCTCGACAATCATGTGCGGGGTTGTCCTGGGATGATCGAGCTTGTGCATAGTTAAAGTTAAAATATTCCCTTTTGCCCATAAACATATAGTAGATGGATCagtaaaacaaacaaggttagACCGCATGccagtaaatttttttcaaaaaacatatattttttttcgaacaCCTTGGGACGaaaattcttgagaagcccaaccctcggtgcttaccatagatgacaaaatcttcaatcgttggttatcgtcatcgggttggtttgagATACTTCaccaagatttcaaaatttaatgaaaaacttctgtaattttattgatatcaaatcaacgaattacatcttattgaaatggaaatcctaaagtgcaataagaaataaaaagggaaatccTAGAAAGCAGTAAAGGTTTCCACGTAGGGGAAATGAAAAgactaaaaaatgattgctaTTGAGGGCCAACGCCGTCTCCATCAATGACTCTTCAAATGTCGATCGAATGATTTAGTAGTGGGTTGTTCTGCACATTGGGTTTACCAGCCGATTGAAATGCAATGCCCCGGTTTCAAATAGATCCTAGATGCGATGCTTGAGTACAAGACATTCATCGACCGAATGACCCATTTCGCCGGAATGATAATCACACTTTTTCGTGGGATCATACCTAGGATACTTCGGGGGATTGGGACGTTGCGGCTCGGAGGACAATAGACCCTTCTTTCGTAAAATAGCCAAGACTTGAGAAAGTGACATAGGGAGTGGAGTAAACCGGCGAGGTTTGCGCCGCTGGCGTAGGTTCCGTTGGCTTTGCTGCCCATAAGAGGTCGGCTGTTGGGCGGTGAATTGTAACTTCGAGCCCCGAGCTGGTGCCTTCTGTGCATAAGTCATGTTGACTTCGGGGACGgattccttctccttcttaccGAAAAATCTCTTGCTAGATGCACCCGACTCACCGTACCACCCCTTCTTGAGCCCGGACTCAATTTCCTCTCCCATGGAAATGAGCTCACTAAACGTTCGGACCACCGTAATTAGCATGCGTGAACGGACTGCGTGCGGAAGAGTCGATACAAATATCTTCATCAAATCTCGCTCCGAAGGTTCGGGCATAATCTGTCCCGCCATGTTCCTCCAACGAGTAGCATACTCCTTTAGAGTTTCGCCTTTCTTCCGCTCGGCTCTCTCCGGATCTTCCCGTGTAATGGTGACATCAAGATTGAACTTAAAATGCTTGACGAAAAGGTTCGCCACCTTTTCCCATGAGTCCTTCCGGTTAATTTGATGGTTAGTGTACCACCTCATCGCAGCATCCTTCAAACTTGCTTAGAAAGTTTGGATCAAGAGAGGTTCATTAGACATATATCTGCTCATGTGCCCCTGGTACATCTTGATGTGTTGAATTGGGTTTGAGGTGCCATCATACTTATCAAAGGTcggcatcttgaatttttcgggCACTTGAACCCGGGCAAAAATGGACAGATCAACAGGCGGAACACTTTGAGTTCCCTCTACTTCTCGCAACCTCGGGTCGAGCTTTGCCAACAACTTGACATTCTCATCATTTAAGTGCGGATGATGAACATGGGTTGCCGGAGATATACTAGTATCGATCAAAATGACATCATCCAAGTGAAAAGTTGGGTCAAGATTCACCGCATGAGCCTTGTCGGCACGACGACCTTGGCGAGCTGGAGGTGGAATCTCGGATCGAGAGCCAACATTGACTTGCTGCTGCTTGGCCATGAAATCATTCATCATCTTGGACATGGTAGCCGCAACATgttcattcattgcattcatgtGTTCCTTCAGCTTTTCATCGATCATGGCCGCAATCTCAGCCTGATTGGCCATCCTTCTCTTTGTCACCGACCGAGTGTTATAAGAATGTAGAGGATCAATAgtaaattacctaaaaaaaaaaattgatcaaaatgaatataacaagtaaaaatagCGAGTCGGTCCATGACATCCTCTAGACCccaaaacgaaataaaggactAAATCAGGAAATTTCCAACTTCATCGATCctcacaagaaaattcatatcaATTCGAAAAGTGGTTGAAAGAAAAGGTCACATTTACGAACTTAAAGTCGAATTGATgatgaaataaatcaataaCATTCACATAAGACCGGAAGGTCGGTCCGAACAATAACCcataaaatcatgaaatataaTTACAACTGGATGAAACTAACTAAGAACAAAACAATGACTCCTAAACATGGCAATCAAGtcgtttttctcttctttgtgaggACACGATCTATAGACGAACGAGCCTCCAATTCTTTCCGAAGTCGTGCATTTTCCTTAGTCAAGGTCTCCATTTCAACTCGGCCTTCGGAACGTACACGAAACGGAGATCTGAATGCCCCattgtctatagatcacgtgccacaAACCTAAGTATCATggatcaacccaaaaaaaataacataagacAGGATAAAGTTCGGGAGCATGCATTATCGTAGGATAGGAAGATAAACAATCACATGGACATGCACATGATTCGTGAGTTaaccttattctatctatcctaGAGGCTGACAAATTGAGGCGAAAGACTTGCGGCAAAGCGACAATCTCGcgcacataatcaagattaatcgtAATCCTACGATGTAACCAGGATTAACCGGGTCATTTCACTTCGgcttctcgagttaaaaatcATAACTCTTGCTTCGGTAATCCTACCAGGCATgagttctaatttttgaaactcatttttggaaaaagattcgGGATTGAATTTGGACTAACTTTTGACCATGATCCCACGGTGAACGCTAGAACCAATCTCAACaccatcctaaaactagtggcTCGGGTCCAGCCACAGGTTATTGTGTGGTGTAAtgctaaagcaattaatcatgcacaacaaataatatgcaaacaccgcttcaaaaattgcaagaaataatcacaaaaattccaaactccaatcctgcaaaacaaaggggtTAGCCacacactccaccccttatatcTCCCATCTGCAAGACCATCTAACACAAGGTTAAGAACTTACCCGGAGtccaattgccaaacaaaaatgcagttttttttttcatgaaattgtccgcctaagtccactaaggtTCCTTTTAATTCTTCCGACAACTAAAGTGATTaatcaatcaattttatttCGAAAGAATTAAGAAACCAATCTCCattggagtcgccaagctgtcgcgacctaaaaaccaggtttctaggctaatggattatcaagctaattatctaattaacttaactcggactctcccaagtccataccaaatcgc
Protein-coding sequences here:
- the LOC115742500 gene encoding endochitinase EP3-like, yielding MDRNALTGILIACFAVLALVVPHVTAQNCGCAAGLCCSRYGYCGTGRDYCGPGCQAGPCDPAAAPPATNTVVVGNIVTDAFFNGILNQAAASCAGKSFYSRKAFLDAISSFQRFGRVGSVDDSKREIAAFFAHVTHETGRFCYIEEIGGRTDPKKTYCDPNVPQYPCKPGKKYFGRGPFQITWNYNYGAAGQSLGFDGLNSPETVANNPVIAFKTALWFWTRNNMQSKLLSQGFAATIRAINGGECNGGNSAAVRARVAYYTNYCKKFGVTPGRNLYC